The Bubalus bubalis isolate 160015118507 breed Murrah chromosome 18, NDDB_SH_1, whole genome shotgun sequence genome contains a region encoding:
- the NQO1 gene encoding NAD(P)H dehydrogenase [quinone] 1 isoform X1, with protein sequence MAVRKALIVLAHSERTSFNYAMKEAAIEALKRKGWEVTVSDLYAMNFNPVISRKDITGKLKDPGNFQYPAETVLAYKEGRLSPDIVVEQKKLEAADLVIFQFPLQWFGVPAILKGWFERVLIGEFAYKYAAMYDKGPFRNKKAVLSITTGGSGSMYSLHGIHGDMNIILWPIQSGTLHFCGFQVLEPQLTYSIGHTPEDARVQILEGWKKRLENIWDEMPLYFAPSSLFDLNFQAGFLMKKEVQDEQKSKKFGLSVGHHLGKSIPMDNQIKAIK encoded by the exons TCAGAAAGGCACTGATCGTACTGGCCCACTCGGAGAGGACATCCTTCAACTATGCCATGAAGGAGGCTGCCATAGAGGCTTTGAAGAGGAAAGGATGGGAGGTCACTGTGTCGGACCTGTATGCCATGAACTTCAATCCCGTCATCTCCAGAAAGGACATCACAG GTAAACTGAAGGACCCCGGGAACTTTCAGTATCCTGCCGAGACTGTTTTAGCTTATAAAGAAGGCCGTCTGAGCCCAGATATTGTGGTCGAACAAAAGAAGCTGGAAGCTGCAGACCTTGTGATTTTTCAG TTCCCCCTGCAGTGGTTTGGAGTCCCTGCCATCCTGAAAGGCTGGTTTGAGCGGGTGCTCATAGGGGAGTTCGCTTACAAGTATGCTGCCATGTATGATAAGGGGCCTTTTCGG AATAAGAAGGCAGTGCTTTCTATCACCACTGGTGGCAGCGGCTCCATGTACTCTCTGCATGGTATCCATGGGGACATGAACATCATTCTCTGGCCAATTCAG AGTGGCACTCTGCACTTCTGTGGCTTCCAAGTCTTGGAACCTCAACTGACATATAGCATTGGGCACACTCCCGAGGATGCCCGAGTTCAGATCCTGGAAGGATGGAAGAAACGCCTGGAGAATATTTGGGATGAGATGCCACTGTATTTTGCTCCAAGTAGCCTCTTTGACCTAAATTTCCAGGCAGGATTCTTAATGAAAAAGGAGGTGCAGGATGAGCAGAAAAGTAAGAAATTTGGCCTTTCTGTGGGCCATCACTTGGGCAAGTCCATCCCAATGGACAACCAGATCAAAGCCATAAAATAA
- the NQO1 gene encoding NAD(P)H dehydrogenase [quinone] 1 isoform X2: protein MKEAAIEALKRKGWEVTVSDLYAMNFNPVISRKDITGKLKDPGNFQYPAETVLAYKEGRLSPDIVVEQKKLEAADLVIFQFPLQWFGVPAILKGWFERVLIGEFAYKYAAMYDKGPFRNKKAVLSITTGGSGSMYSLHGIHGDMNIILWPIQSGTLHFCGFQVLEPQLTYSIGHTPEDARVQILEGWKKRLENIWDEMPLYFAPSSLFDLNFQAGFLMKKEVQDEQKSKKFGLSVGHHLGKSIPMDNQIKAIK from the exons ATGAAGGAGGCTGCCATAGAGGCTTTGAAGAGGAAAGGATGGGAGGTCACTGTGTCGGACCTGTATGCCATGAACTTCAATCCCGTCATCTCCAGAAAGGACATCACAG GTAAACTGAAGGACCCCGGGAACTTTCAGTATCCTGCCGAGACTGTTTTAGCTTATAAAGAAGGCCGTCTGAGCCCAGATATTGTGGTCGAACAAAAGAAGCTGGAAGCTGCAGACCTTGTGATTTTTCAG TTCCCCCTGCAGTGGTTTGGAGTCCCTGCCATCCTGAAAGGCTGGTTTGAGCGGGTGCTCATAGGGGAGTTCGCTTACAAGTATGCTGCCATGTATGATAAGGGGCCTTTTCGG AATAAGAAGGCAGTGCTTTCTATCACCACTGGTGGCAGCGGCTCCATGTACTCTCTGCATGGTATCCATGGGGACATGAACATCATTCTCTGGCCAATTCAG AGTGGCACTCTGCACTTCTGTGGCTTCCAAGTCTTGGAACCTCAACTGACATATAGCATTGGGCACACTCCCGAGGATGCCCGAGTTCAGATCCTGGAAGGATGGAAGAAACGCCTGGAGAATATTTGGGATGAGATGCCACTGTATTTTGCTCCAAGTAGCCTCTTTGACCTAAATTTCCAGGCAGGATTCTTAATGAAAAAGGAGGTGCAGGATGAGCAGAAAAGTAAGAAATTTGGCCTTTCTGTGGGCCATCACTTGGGCAAGTCCATCCCAATGGACAACCAGATCAAAGCCATAAAATAA